In the Pseudoclavibacter endophyticus genome, GAAGCCGATGAAGGCGCTCGTCCAGGGGCTGCCGGTGTGCGCCGCCACGACGGCTGATCGCGACATGCCGAGCGCCGCGGCCACCGCATCCAGATCGTCGCCGTCGTACACGACGCCGATCTCCACCGTGCCGAAGGAGCGCGCTGCATCGCCCTCGTCCACCCGACGCGCCGGCGCCGCCTCCGTGCCGACCAGCGCGGCGATCCGTGCGCGGGCTGCCGTGGCGTCGAGCCCGGTCGCGAACCGGCACAGCACCGTCCGCGCGGCGGGGAGCAGCTCGGTGAGCCCACGAGGCGGATCAGCGGCGATCCGTGCCCGCAGGGCCATGGCCGCCGCGAGCGACGGCGACTCGACGATGAGGGCCTCGCTCCCGACGGGCAGCAGGCGGGGGCCGTCGGGGCCGTCGCTCGTCTTCGCGGTCACGGCGAGCCCGTCACGCCGTGCCCGGCCGCGCCGCCCCACGCGGCGCCGGCGAGGCGAACGGCGCGATCTCGACGCCGGCGGCGACCAGTGCATCCCGGATCGCGCGGGCGAGCCTCGGCGCGCCGGCCGTGTCGCCGTGCAGGGACAGGCTGTCGCCCGCCACTTCGACGATCGAGCCGTCGACCGCCTCGACGACCCGCTCGACGGCGAACCGCACGGCGCGCCGGGCGACGATGGCCGGGTCAGTCACGAGGGCGTCGGGGTCGCCCCGGGGCACGAGCCCTCCGGTCGGCAGGTAGCCGCGGTCGGCGAACACCTCGTGGGCGACGCTGATCCCGCGCTCGCGGGCCAGCTCTCCGGCGAGCGAACCGGGCGCCACGAGGAGGATCAGCGGCGCGCCGCCGGCATCGCTTCCCGTCCCCGACGTCGCGATGCCGTCGACAAGCGCCTCCGCCTGCCCCCGATTCGTGGCCACGGCGTGGTACAGGGCGCCGTGCGGCTTGACGTACCGGACGGCGCCGCCGACGCTGCGGGCGATCGATGCGAGCGCGCCCAGCTGGTAGATCGTCTCGGCGCGCAGGTCCCGGGGCGCGACCTCGATGAAGCGGCGCCCGAAGCCGGCGAGGTCGCGGTAGCCGACGTGGGCGCCGATGGCGACCCCGGCATCCACCGCCGCGCGGCACGTGTCGACCATGCCCGCGGGGTCGCCGGCGTGGAATCCCGTCGCGATGTTCGCGCTCGACACCGAGGCGAACATGGCGGCGTCATCGCCGAGTGTCCACCGCCCGAAGTGCTCGCCGGCGTCGCAGTTGAGGTCGATCCGCAGCGTGCCCATCGCTCAATTCTGCCGTGCCGAGCATCCGGCTCGCGCGACCGGGCGCCACGATGACACGCGCGCCACGATGAGCGAGGAACGGACCGTCCCAACGCGTTCGGTGGCGGGGTGGCCTACCGCGGTACGGCGGCGTAGATGCGGATGCTCGGGCCCTGCACGCGCAGCGACGCGCCCGGCAGCGCCCGGGCGTGCAGGGGCGCCTCGACATCGGAACCGGTCCAGATGTCGCCGATGCGTTCGGCCGCCGAGTCCCACAGCAGCGAGTACTCCGCGACGGCGCCCGGGTCGGGAAGCCGCACGATGGCCGTGTCCTCCGTGCCGTGCACGATGATCA is a window encoding:
- a CDS encoding LamB/YcsF family protein — translated: MGTLRIDLNCDAGEHFGRWTLGDDAAMFASVSSANIATGFHAGDPAGMVDTCRAAVDAGVAIGAHVGYRDLAGFGRRFIEVAPRDLRAETIYQLGALASIARSVGGAVRYVKPHGALYHAVATNRGQAEALVDGIATSGTGSDAGGAPLILLVAPGSLAGELARERGISVAHEVFADRGYLPTGGLVPRGDPDALVTDPAIVARRAVRFAVERVVEAVDGSIVEVAGDSLSLHGDTAGAPRLARAIRDALVAAGVEIAPFASPAPRGAARPGTA